The DNA sequence aagtgtcatttcttcagtgttgtcacatgaaaagatataataaaatatttacaaaaatatgaggagtgtactcacttttgtaagatactgtacatacaagCAGTAGGTAGAAACACATTGCCACAGACAAAAGTTTCCTTGTTTATCCAATAGGTCTAATATGATTCCTGTCATTTTTTTAATCCACAGATAAGCTACTTCTCAACCAACCCAACTCTCAGCAACAGAAAAATATTTCCTTCTTTCTTTCGTACCATACCTAGTGATGTATTTCAGTCCCGAGGTCTTGCTAACTTAATCCTGTATTTTGGTTGGTCATGGGTTGGCTTTCTAGCAAACGATAATGACTATGGTCAACTAAGTCTCCAAGTGATCAAGCGAGAATTAATCAATGCTGGTGCATGTGTAGCTTTCATAGAAACAATTATGACCGGCCAGGCCAACAGGAATGCTCCACACATTGTCAAAGTTATCAAGGGGTCAACAGCCAAAGTTGTGGTAGTGTTGTCCTCCAACCCAGAATTTTTACCAGTTGTAGAGGAGTTAGCAAAACAGAATGTGACTGATAGAATTTGGATAGCCAGTGAAGCATGGTCAACCTCTGCTCTTCTTTCTAAAGAAAAGTATCAGCAAGTCTTGGTGGGCACTCTTGGGTTTGCTGTCCATGGAGGACAGTTGCCAGGATTTGCGCAGTATATTTACAGCTTAAACCCATCAAAAGCGCCAAATAATTCTTTTATAATAGAGTTTTGGGAGGAAATTTTTTCTTGCAAATGGACTTACCACCTGAATTCGGATGACAGGACAAGTAACAAAACAGCACATGACTGCACTGGAGAAGAAAATCTAGGGAAGTCAATGCTGAAAGTTGATTTTGGAATAACCTCCAATGTCTATACTGCAGTTTATGCGTTTGCATGGGCCTTAGACAGTCTACTTCACTGCCAGCCAGGAAAAGGCCCATTTCATAATGAATGCACAAACATTTTGTCATTTGACCCTTGGCAAGTACGTTACTTGTATTTTTCACAAAGTCAATTGATTATATGTTTTGCTTGTTTTGCTTTAAATTCCTCTCTTCCTAATGTTCTTTTCCAGCTTCTCCATTACATTAAAACAACAAGGTTTCAAACTAAAGACAAGACAAACATATTTTTTGATGACAAAGGGGATCCTCCTGCCTTTTATGATATTGTGAACTGGCAGATAAGTTCTACTGGGTCCTTGGAGCAAGTTATAGTAGGAAGATATGACTCCAGCTCCACAGATGGGAACACCATGAGTCTAAACCATGCTGGCATTGTATGGGTTAATAACAAAACAATGGTATGATTgcaccagacaaaaaaaaaaactcatgctaTGTAGATGCATCTTCTTTAGGAAGCTTATCATTTATTGTTCCTCTGTCTATATAGTTTAATACCGTATATACAAAGAATCCTGTATATCCCTGCCCTCGACTGACTTCTAATATGCTGGCACCACCACAGACAGACAGTTTGGTCAAATATCAGCTCGTGTTCTTGTGTgattcctgcctgttcctgtgcaaTGAGATTTTGCAGGCCATTCACAATGTGAAGAAAGTAGTACATGCGATACTTCTAAAAATAGCACGGCACCAAAGCGCATGGTACTGCAGTAGCATGTAATTTGGTGCCTGCAATCACACTGCATTTGctatctgcatttggggtgccattagcctTACATTAGCACCCACAGCAGGTTACAAAGGCAGTGTGTTTTGAGTGTGGTGCTGGAAACACTCACAGAATGCGATAACCAGACAAAGCAGGATTGTGGACAGTGTGTTTGTGTCACCTTGGTCACCTTGCATCACCTTTTTCCACATACACATGGTAAAGAGTACACCAAGGAATTAAGACTAAAAAGCAGATAAGTCCTATCACAGGGGAAAGACATCCGGGGGGAGGTATTATTAGACACTGGAAAGCTTGTCACATTGGTTTATGCCAGTCTGGTGGGCCTTGCCAAGCTTGGCACAGACCACATGGGAGTGTTTTGTATACATGGCAATGCGAAAGACTACCCTACTGGAGTGCTGTCAGTGGAAACACCTTGTGGAGTTGTAAAGCATGTAATGTGTACGGTTAGGAAAGTGTTACAAAACGTGTTACATGGTGTAATATCATATTGTGATTTTCCTTTCTTTTGGTAACTGTGGGAAGAAGGAAAAACAGGTAAGAAGTGCTGAAAATGTGTATGAAGTAAATGGTATTACGAAGTGCCAAAAATAACACATATACGGTTGGCCAGGTAAGATTTTAGGACTACAGGGTTGCAGATGCTCAGggctctctccctttctttctctgtttctttcttttttttctttctttcttttcttctctctccctgtctctctctctttctcttgctTTCTCTTCTATGGAAGCCTGCTGTTGAGTTGCAGAGAACACTAAAAAGATATGAGTGCTGCTAGTTTGTTTTGGGGAACCAATTAGGGAGGTATCCTGTTAGTCATGAACTGAGCTGTTTTGCTAGTGGCTCAGACAAGCGGATTTATTTTCTATGCTATACAAATCCCAGCAGGAATTATACTGTGCTTGTTTGCTTGTTTGCTGTCATGTTGAATAAAAGTGCAGGACAAACTTACTTGGATTGTTCCTAGATGTCCCTGTCATATGCAGactctaggaacaatatataggGGGGGCACATAAGATACCACAGTAAAAACTGGGGGGGCACTAATAATTGTCACCACTAACTCATATAACTGAAAAAACGAAATAAGTATATATGAATAAGATTACAAATTACGAGAGTAATGCAGTGTGCAATGATACCTTTTTATTGTACTAATCTAACACACACAAAAAAGCTTTCTAGAGTTTTCCTTTCTTCAGACCTGAAAAAAGAGAGGACAACTCCCAAAAGCTTTTCTTTATAGTTTAAGGCAATTTCAGCAAACACCAGAGCTGTGTAAATAATCCCCTATGTTAaatatccaacaaagagacatccccatatagcaaagagacatcccaatccagcaaagagacaaccccatccagcaaagagacagtcccatatattcagcaaagagaaggcccaatccagcaaagagacatccccatatagcaaagataCAGCCCAATGCAGCAAAAAGACATCTGCAAATATACGGCAAAGAGACTGAGGGATAATTGGGGGGATATTGTACTGTGAGCTAACTGGTCTGGAGACAGGTCTGACCGGGGGGGATGATTGCACTGGGGGTCCGCCAGTACACCCCCCAAGATCAGTTTGCTTCCAGTATATACCCCCAGATCAGTTAGCTCCCAGTACAATATCCCCCCAGATCATTTAGCTCCCAGTAAAATATCCTCCAGGTCAATATGCACAATTTCCCCCTCCTGAGCCATGGGAGCTCATTCTTATTCCATGTAGGTGGCATACAGGAAACAGAGAAGTGCACACCAATGATATCTCCTGGAAACCTCTGTGCCAAAAGTTGACCTGCTTTAAGACATCCTTTCCATGTCCCTGTGTACAGTCCTTATGAGCCTGTTAGTTTGGGGCAAAGAATTTGCCACTGTGTAATTGATATTATAGTATGATTGCCTTAATTATTGTAATGTCACAATAACCAGTGTGTGTGACATGTGAAGGCACTAGCTGTGAACTTTACCGCTCGATACATTCATATAGGGATACATGAATGGGATCTTGAATGTCCTGGTATAGAAAATGTCACTGTAGACACACAACACAAGCAATTTTCCAGCACTATTCCTTCAGAGTACTACCCATACAGCAATTAAATGACAATCCGGTACTTCTTAGAGTCTCAGCCTCCTGTGAGGTCTTTGGGACAGGTAGTAAAAGTAATTTTTCTGAACGCAGAGAAAGATAGCATGCCTGTAAGTAGGTGCaattagctagtctgccactaggagATTGTGTCCAAAGATAGTGTGTATTAGGGAAATATATAAGAGGGTGTTAGGCCCCCCTTTGGACAAGGCCTTCCTGTAGTGATGTCATGGATGTAGTCATGGCTCATATAAAAGCCAGGATAGGAGGAGCTCTAAGCATTCAGGGCATGCTTAAAGTACACTTATGCAGATgcagtcaatagggatgagccgaacaccccccccggttcggatcacaccagaacctgcgaacggactgaaagtttgcctgaactttagaaccccgttaaagtctatgggactcgaacgttcgaaatcaaaagtgctaattttaaaggctaatatgcaagttattgtcctaaaaatggtttggggacctgggtcctgccccaggggacatgtatcaatgcaaaaaaaagttttaaaaacggctgttttttcgggagcagtgattttaatgatgcttaaagttaaaaaaaagtgaaatattcctttaaatatcgtacctggggggtgtctatagtatgcctgtaaagtggcacgtgtttcccgtgcttagaacagtccctgcacaaaatgacatttgtaaaggatttcatctcacttcctgttgtctccttccgtttgcaattaggagtcgtttgtaagttggatgtttgaaagtaagggcctgccctatatactctgcagaaattggggccttaggtgttagtgttgccacaacactgtaagccctcacagttactcttggtgggcacaggaacgggccctgctgtgaaatattagatcaagaattgtaattacatgcccctgttgaacagtggaagaaaaactgggcctttggtggtggtggtggtgctggtgccacaacactgtaagtcctcacagttactcttggttggcgctggaacgggccctgctgtgaaatattatatcaagaattgtaattacatgcacctgttgaacaggggcagaaaaattgggcctttggtggtagtggtggtggtgttgccacaacactgtaagccctcacagttacacttggtgggcgcaggaatgggccctgctgtgaactattagatcaagaattgtaattacatgtccctgttgaacaggggcagaaaaattgggccttaggcactggtgccataacactgcaacccctcacagatgctataattggagcgcaggaatgagccctgctgcaaagtattgcatcaaaaattgtaattatacacccctgttaaacaggggctgaaaaattcggccttgggcactggtgctggtgccacaacactgcaacccctcacagatactatatttggagagcaggaatgagccctgctgcaaagtattgcatcaaaaattgtaattacacgcccctgttaaacaggggcagaaaaattgggccttagccactggtggcagtgcccagaaccaaaaatgttcttacaagctatcagcatgaaaattgaggaagaagaggattgtcactcagcataacagaatagtcactcagcataggcagtcttgaagggatctcacatgaaaaaaaaattttcagttacatcagcatcaggtgcttggtagctggtgatccaaataGGAAACagagaagctgcgctaaaaaatttAAACCCAAAAAAAGTGATTATTGTCAGTAtgaactaaaaatgaaaaaatatgtgaaaaaatgtgagaATTAAAAAATTAATAGACCGCCCCAAAACCACAAAAATTCCGTGATGTGCTAATTAAAGTCCAAAGTAATAAATGTTCAAATAGTTCAAATATTAACACTCAGTGACTTGACATACGAAGTGTATCCCCAACtaatgaatggcatgcttaccagaacgtaagccaattaaacaggtggcttaacccagcccaggccttgatGCAAACCAGTCACAGTAGGATAAATCGATTTTGAACCACGGGTTAGCGTTGATTCCACATTTTGAAATCAtcccagaaaaaaatataaataacatagcgtaatactgacacagaaaaaaatatatagatgtagAATAGAGTACCACTCACATTGTGAAACAAAGAAAAGTGCATAAAAACCCAGTGATGAAAACTCCAatcaccaacaccacacagagagctTCCTTACCAGATGGCAGATTATAAGTGCAAAAAATCCCAACAGATATATGGATCATCAACCAGTGAGGATACCGATTAtattgcaccaacaccacacagagggcctccttaccaaaTGACAAGATCAAAAAGCAGATATCCTATCGAACAGATCACTCACCAGCTGGATAAGATGAggctaatggatggatggataaaactCGCAGCATTGAACCGGAGGCTCCATAACTCCCATGGTGTAGATGAGACCAGTCTCAAAAAGAATGGAAGAACAGTCAATTGTAGCTATAAACGAAGCCGGCCAGCAACATAGAGATCTCCCGTTCTCCTCAATGGGGCgaggtggtgacgtcagcacgtacctcccagacgcgtttcatcatagaatgacgttttcaatggggaacgggcagcgtgctgaacaACCACCATAAATAGacacaccaagcctcgctctgagtcccgcTAAGAGAGTTACAAAGCGCCATCTTGAGTGTGGGCGCAACCCTTAGATATCAGTGTATATTAGGAAGAGTTAGAGAGATATATCTCCATTTCAAATTAGGATAAAAtgttataataattatatatatattggaaaataTCTGTTAAATTATATATAATCTATTAAGGCCAAAATAGATTAtcccaaacacaaaaaaataataacattaggTGAACCATAAAGTGCATGGGGGAAAGATCTAATTGATGCATGACATCTATCATCAAATATCCGATTAGAAGCGACACATATATTCTATGTTATCATACCAATCAGAATAGATAACAAATGTAAATACATGATAATAAACTGTGAAAATTATGTCAAAACATCAATGTATCATAATGAACAGTGAAAATTTGTATATAAATGGCCAATTAAGCCATAAATAATGTAAAATCAAgaaaatatattttgtatttataatAATAGGAGCTTATAAATAATATAATCTAAAGTATaaataaaattgataataataatatgctGATGATAATCGTTGgccagtgccacaacactgcaacccctcacagatactatagttggtaggaatgagccctgctgcaaagtattgcatcaaaaattgtaattacacgcccctgttaaacaggggcagaaaatttgggccttagccactggtggcggtgcccagaaccaaaaatgttcttacaagctatcagcatgaaaattgaggaggaagaggattgtcactcagcataacaggatagtcactcagcatcagcataggcagtcttgaagggatcacacattaaaaaaaaaattatttggttacatcagcatcaggtgcttcgtagctggtgatccaagactgattcatttttatgaaggccagtcgatcgactgattcggtggacaggcgcaccctgtgatcggttacaaagcctccagcagcactgaatgtgcgttccgaaagaacgcaggatgcaggacaggccagtagctcaattgcataccgtgcaagctctggccagtgatccatcctcaagacccagtaacccagaggattttcggtgggaaaggtgtccaagtctgatcttgcccctaggtattcctgcaccatgtgaatcagacgctggcgatggttgctggaaccgatcataccttggggctgcggactaaaaaaatgtctgaaagcatcggtcagacggccaccttctccatcgccccttctgtgactgactgaaacctcagcaacacgttgtccaggaggaccaggaaattgtaacctcccaggctctggaaacgcgttgcacaaacctttctgcaaggcctcccaaagatgtttcatcctctgctccctctgcgatggcaagataaggtccgcgaccttacccttgtaacgtggatcaaggagagttgccagccagtaatgatccctccccttgataccacaaatacgaggatccttccgcaggctttgcaggatcagggaggccatgcagcgtaggtttgctgaggcattcggtctagagtcctctgggtcactaaggaagacatgatccgcagccacctcctcccagccacgtacaagtccatgggtttcttcggactgtaaatgatcccttgaagactgctgctgatgctgagtgccaggctccacctccacgctgacacaatcctcctcctcgtcctcttcctgtgtgatcggcgggcacgcaggaacactgtctggataaagggggccttgagaggtaaggaagtcctcctcttcctccctctgctctgcctcaagtgccctgttcattattccaagcagcgtgtgctccaacaggtggacaagagggacagtgtcactgatgcatgcactgtcactgctcaccatcctcgtggcctcctcaaatggtgacaggacagtgcatgcatccctgatcaaaaaaaaaaaacaagctcccctgaccctgtcctggtgccatagccaCATAGGTACTCatagatggccctctgctgcatgtgcagccgctgcagcatgcaacgttgagttccacctggtgggcatgtcacagattaggtggttcttgggcaggttaaattccttttggaggtcagccagccgagcactggtattatatgacctgcggaaatgcacacagactttcctggcctgcctcaggacatcctgtaagcccgagtacctgcccaaggaccgctgcaccaccaagttaaggacgtgagccaaacagggcacatggatcagttgtccccgtcggaggacggagaggaggttggtgccattgtcgcaaactaccatacctggcttaagctggcgtggcgtcaaccacctctgaacctgcccctgcagagctgacagaatctctgccccagtgtggctcctgtcccccaagcacaccagctcaagcaccgcattgcatctttttgcctgcctgcttgcgtagccccttgaacgcctatggagcaccgctggttccgaggacaaatcagcacagggagaggccatggaggaagaagaagaggagggggtggaggagagaggtgtgccagaatcaccactagtagaattttggaggcatggtggcggaacaacctccaacactactgcaccctgtcctgcatccttcccagctgccagaagagtcacccagtgcgcagtgaaagataggtaacgtccctgtccatacctgctggaccatgagtcagcagtaaaatgcaccttaccgcggaccgccctgtccagcgaggccaagacattgccttccacatgccggaagagagccggaatcgccttccgtgagaaaaagtggcatttgggaacctgccactgaggaaccgcacattccacaaactcacggaagggggcagagtctaccaactgaaaaggcagcagttgaagtgctagcaatttagccaagctagcattcaaatgctgggcatgtggatggctgggagcggtgcaacagctggggcagggaaatttgcctggtacaatctgatgtcggtgtaccgatagcagattgcccgcaagtacgtggctgtgacacacctaattctacaccttcattcctctcagtgcaggtttcagagaggactgaaggtatagtggggttggagatcccagctgatgaggagcaaggagaggtccactttgttctttggtgtgggtcttttaggtacgcttgtcaatgaactgcatggcaggtcgacatatgtctggtcaagcatgtggtgcccaagcgggtgatgttttggccacgcgagatacccttgagacatatgttgcaaatagcagaggtgcgatctgatgcactcatctcaaaaaaggcccacaccaaagaacttttggaataacgtgcagagacagcaacgccctgcacatgcggagctctgtggtgtgatgcagtcagtgtgctgcccttaagctggcccctggagggcatcctgcctcattgaagatgtgcctcctcctcctcctctctcctatcaggcacccacgtggagtcagtgacttcctcatcatcccctccctcctcatcactggagcaaacctggcagtatgctgcagctgggggaacatgactgccagattgctgtccttcttgggcaccccctctctctgggctcacattactgccttcctccagctgggtaccatcattggagccttcaaaacgctgggcatcctcctggagcatgtacccaatactgtggtcaaacagttcgggggactcctcagggggacatggtggggctagggaaggagtgattgatgccattgagccgagggaagaggccgcgttggcagctactttgccagacaaagtatcctgagcctgggtgagagaggatgaggaggatgaggacggcttggtcatccactctaccaagtcttcagcatgttgtgggcttaacacggccagctgccgaaaaaaaggacaagcgtgtcccacggccacgtgctgatgaggatgcaccgtgtccacgaccagcactgttgcctctagacacagagcctgcttgccctcttttattggcttgtgactgtctgcctctccttgttggccttccagacatactaacggcctgcagtgagatgtagctgcacaaagctgggatgtatatatatatatactgattatactgcagctagcagaatcaactgcctgccagtagtattattagtatgagaacaccagcaattgtcttcaggtaactttaggtgcacactgtgcagaggacacagtacactaactgtaaatactgtagctgcctgcctgtggtattaataggattagaagaacaccaccaatttcttcaggtagctttaggtgcacactgtgtagaggccACAGTAGACTAActataaatactatagctgcctgcctgtggtattaataggagcagaacaacagcaattgtcttcaggtagctttaggtgcacacagtgcagaggacacagtacactagctgtaagtactgcagctgcctgcctgtggtattaataggatcagaacaacagcaattgtcttcaggtagctttaggtgcacactgtgcagaggacacactacactaactgtaaatactacagttgcctgcctgtggtactaataggatcagaagaataccagcaattgtcttcaggtagctttaggtgcacactatgcagaggacacagtacactaactgtaaataatacagttgcctgcctgtggtactaataggatcagaagaacacaagcaattgtcttcaggtagctttaggtgcacactgtgtagaggacacagtacactaactgtaaatactgcagctgcctgcctgtggtactaatagcatcagaagaataccagcaattttcttcaggtagctttaggtgcacactgtgcagaggacacagtacactaattgtaaatactgtaaatactgtaaaaacacctgcctgcctgtcagtatattaggaagagaataacaggaatggatctagctaaactgaatacagtgtatatgtatatacacaacacctaggatgcatgtatatacacaatacactgtaagtgcagctaactgactcgcctgcctactctatctaacttaaatcaaatgacactgtctctctgtctatctctctctgcctccacaacacactacacactacacaaggccgccatgcaggcagccttatgtagtgtggggcgtgtactaaaccccttgagccataattggccaaagccatcctggctctctgtacagacggcactgtgattggccaagcatgcgggtcatagtgcatgcttggccaatcataagccagcaatgcactgcgatgccgcagtgaattatgggccgtgatgtgccatttgaatttggcgcgaacggcccataacgttcacaatttgACGAACGGGTTCGCCtcgaacccgaagctcatccctagcagtcaACTACTGTACAGGCCCTGCCTATGGAATAAGGCCTTTTGTGAGATAGTCCAATAACCCAAAAAAACAGCTATAGTCATCCTGTCTTATTAAGCATGGTGTAATTGGACTGggatgcaaaaggccttttaggccagacCTAGAACTTCTAGTGACACCTGGATGAAGTGTATATAATCGAGAGATGCAGCTGCAGCAATCCTGTCTCTGGAACAAAAGGAAGGGAGTCATGAGCTGAATGCACCAAGCCTAATGAGTAAGTCACAGCCCTCTGAGTGAGTACTGATGACCCTGGGGAGTGAGAGAGTAACTTCAGAGAGTTGGGTCCCAACactgtggtgctcccaaggagaAGAGAGGAGTATTAATGGAAGATGGCTTAATAATGAGGTGCAATGTGCTACGGACCATCCACTATATGTAATTAGCAAAGTATGCCAAGCAACACTGGATATTAGGTCTATGTTATATATCAATTCTATCTTTAAAGAGCAACAGTACAGTGCAGAAACTATAAcattgtgtggacattcctttttgTAAATATAAAGACTAATGGCCAGGGATGCCATGGGAATGTCTATAGCAAGGATGAGTACAATATGTCTGAGGCTCTTAGCTATAGCAGTGGGTTGTTTTCCTATTCAAGAGGAAGTGGGGCGGGAGCTTGAGCAATGTGGCGGAAacagtcagccaatcagaagccCTCTTACATGTCTGTGTTTTGTCCATGCAGAGGATGCAAGTTTGCTCTAATGCCAGCCCCACCAGCTGTGTTTACTTATGTTTTCTTTACTCGCCTGACATTCTGTTCAACTGCTTGGAAGGAAGAAAATACCtccaggtatggaggagcatgtgaataACTCCATGTGAAAGCTATGTCTGTGTAAGACATCTCAACTGAAAGCTTACACATGTGCTGCTGGGGAGGCCTATTTTAGTTGAACCTGTTGCTATGCCCTGCATCGGCAAAATATAGATTTacctaaacaataaataaaataaagtccggCTGTTGACCTGAACAGACTACACTTTGGAAGCTGCCAACAAAGCTGGATCCCACCTAGATGGCTACACATAGCACACTGACCTTCATATTGGAACACTAGCCACCAATATCAACTCTATATTGCTCATTGGTCATCCTTTCTTACTAAAATTACCACCTAATCTTAGTATTCCTAagatgcatgaaagtaaaaaacattcAGTCTTTAGAACCACGTTAATTATGTAGCATGGAAAGGTGTACCCACATGTTAGCAGTCAAATTCTGCTGCATTTTTTAGGATCTGTTTTCTGATTCCTTTATGCACTATCTATTTATTTTCATCAAGGTTCCACCATCAAAATGCAGTTCTAGTTGTTCTCCAGGATTTATGAAGGTGGCTATTGCTGGAAAGCCCATCTGCTGTTTCCAGTGCGTACCATGCTCTCAGGGACAAATCTCTAATGAAACAGGTGCTTTATAAGATGATGTTTGATTATGTTAGTTTCTACACACAAACTATGCTTTTTAGAATACTGACACTAGCTTTCTTCTCTAGATGCTGTCAATTGCCTCCCTTGCCCCTGGGATATGTGGCCCAATCTCCAACAAGGTGCATGTTTGCCAAGGCCCATTGAGTTCCTCTCCTACAGCGAAGCACTTGGCATTAGCTTGGCTATCATTGCCATATTTTCCTC is a window from the Aquarana catesbeiana isolate 2022-GZ linkage group LG03, ASM4218655v1, whole genome shotgun sequence genome containing:
- the LOC141134132 gene encoding extracellular calcium-sensing receptor-like, which encodes MNVLGSLLAELFDVLKGAVILSKLDLRGAYNLIRIKDGDRWKTAFNTLLMDVLNCLEPMHGCHLPVVPINGYLKQPGDLVIGGTFPVHVDRSYTENTFTSKPEDLKCKLLERDQYQRMQAMIYAIEEINKNPDLLPNITLGYQIFDTCPIIRRAIVGTLWMLSGGKESIPNYRCEQTGTFAGIVGDSASTRSIAMGHILGLYRYPQISYFSTNPTLSNRKIFPSFFRTIPSDVFQSRGLANLILYFGWSWVGFLANDNDYGQLSLQVIKRELINAGACVAFIETIMTGQANRNAPHIVKVIKGSTAKVVVVLSSNPEFLPVVEELAKQNVTDRIWIASEAWSTSALLSKEKYQQVLVGTLGFAVHGGQLPGFAQYIYSLNPSKAPNNSFIIEFWEEIFSCKWTYHLNSDDRTSNKTAHDCTGEENLGKSMLKVDFGITSNVYTAVYAFAWALDSLLHCQPGKGPFHNECTNILSFDPWQLLHYIKTTRFQTKDKTNIFFDDKGDPPAFYDIVNWQISSTGSLEQVIVGRYDSSSTDGNTMSLNHAGIVWVNNKTMFNTVYTKNPVYPCPRLTSNMLAPPQTDSLVKYQLVFLCDSCLFLCNEILQAIHNVKKVPPSKCSSSCSPGFMKVAIAGKPICCFQCVPCSQGQISNETDAVNCLPCPWDMWPNLQQGACLPRPIEFLSYSEALGISLAIIAIFSSVVPLGILGLFIHYRTTPIVRANNWSLSCLLLISLCLCFLCSLAFIGYPQLDKCLFRHVTFGLAFSLCISCVLAKTVTVVVAFKATKPGSQLRKFTGIRVCNSLIVLCLLIQVSICVTWLSSSPPFPEFDSNTQSKVIILSCNEGSPIAFWFMLGYLGLLATISFIVAFLARRLPDSFNEAKFITFSMLAFLSVWASYIPASLSSQGKYNVATEIFAILSSTWALVVCIFLPKCFIILFRPDMNSKGLLMKKNCG